Proteins from one Candidatus Methylacidiphilales bacterium genomic window:
- a CDS encoding DUF4388 domain-containing protein, which produces MKIGLAVGSKNACEWFELGLSSIPDLKVVSIETCDLDLPPDFDLILMDADHPGPSFIAFYRNFIALHKQRPLVILGQPSSPALMRLDWDSNLAIFIAKPYQIQDVIETISQKTRQITSLPHAPEVKEKSAASSSGTAARPLGYLSTLRLPDLIQMLCLSNWTGKIEITNLTSNETGEIYLNVGVMIHASQDKTEAETAVYRMLPWGRCEFNFIEEHPPVIQTIRSHWQEIMLEGARRVDESRMM; this is translated from the coding sequence AAGCTCCATACCTGACCTGAAAGTCGTTTCCATTGAAACCTGCGATTTGGACTTGCCTCCCGATTTCGATCTCATCCTCATGGATGCGGATCACCCGGGCCCCTCCTTTATCGCCTTTTACCGGAATTTCATCGCGCTCCACAAACAACGCCCACTGGTAATCCTTGGCCAGCCCAGTTCTCCCGCTCTCATGAGGCTGGACTGGGACTCCAACCTGGCAATTTTTATCGCAAAACCATATCAAATTCAGGATGTGATTGAGACGATTTCACAAAAAACCAGGCAGATTACAAGTTTGCCGCATGCACCTGAGGTTAAGGAAAAATCCGCTGCGTCATCCTCTGGAACAGCTGCGAGGCCTCTGGGCTATCTTTCCACACTTCGGCTGCCCGATTTGATTCAAATGCTCTGCTTGAGCAATTGGACCGGTAAAATTGAAATCACCAACCTCACCAGCAATGAAACCGGCGAAATTTATTTGAATGTTGGCGTCATGATCCATGCCTCCCAGGACAAAACCGAGGCTGAAACGGCTGTTTATCGGATGCTACCATGGGGCCGCTGCGAATTTAATTTCATCGAAGAGCACCCCCCCGTGATTCAAACCATCCGGAGCCATTGGCAGGAAATCATGCTGGAAGGAGCCCGCAGGGTCGATGAAAGCCGTATGATGTAA